Part of the Oncorhynchus kisutch isolate 150728-3 unplaced genomic scaffold, Okis_V2 scaffold1296, whole genome shotgun sequence genome, CAACCACAAAACAAAGGTAGCTGGCTAGTCCATTACACTACAAACTTGACTACTGGAGGAGCAGGGAAGGGATGCAAAGGTGCCAGTCAACTTAGACTAGCTAGGCTGTCCTTCCATGTACTAATGTTTCTGATGATGATGAGTGATAACGGCTTTAGAAACATCCACTTTAGCCATGCTCGCTACATATCAGAGTAGCCTATCTGCAAACATAGCTAGCTACTGTTCTCAGGCAACACTTTCTTAAGCatgactgtactgtatgtagtgttgtatcgAAACTGCAGTTTTTCAACTTTGCAAAATGCGGAAATCAGATCAGAAGACATGCGCAATAAAATAACGGCTATATGACAGTTCGTGGTAAACTGTGGCTGATAGAAGCTGTTACAATATTATAGGCAACTGTTACACAAGTCTGACACTTGTATTGAGAGTGCAATATTCCCAAATGGCAGAACATCGAATTTCTAACTACTTTATAACATTCAAGAAGATGAAACATTCTCATAGAAGTTGAAAAGTTGTATTTTCAAGACACGTAGCTAAAGTTACATATTGTACTTACTACACATTTAACTAGATATGTATAAGCAATTTGTAGGTAGCTAGTTATTTTTCAGTAACATTGTCAAGCTACCTAACGAACGGTGCGAGCTAGTTTTTGTGTGTTATTGGACATGATCGAactgttattttttattatagAGGAGAAACGAGACAATGTACAGGATTCATCATTTCAAATGGGGGATGTTAGCTAGCCTAGGTATATTATGTTTAATATTATGCATCGTATACAAAAACAGCTAGCTAATTAGCGACTCGTGCAGGAATTAAACAGAATACTCACACAACATTGACAAAAAGCGGATGGTATGGACACGGATGCATCAGTCAATTGTGGGTTGACAAGCCGAGACAGGAGCGAACATTTCTCTCGTTATAAAAGGGAATATATTCATAGGTTTTAGCGGGGACGGGGGTTGTGTGCTACTTATAAACACACAGGACGTTATATCGGTTTACCTCCAACAACAAACATACGGTTAAAAACGAGTCTGTTTGCAGTGCAACAATAGCTAGCTACAGACACTAGTAGCACACAGAGACCGACGTGGCAAAGCGATGCCTGTTTTGCCAAAACGTCATCATTCATGCGACGTGTTCTTCAGCCACGCAGCCGCACACGAATTTGGTGACGACTATTTACACAAATTGTACAATCCTCTTGCAAAGCAGTGGCTTTTCAAGTTAACATTTTCAACACAGggtaaatgttaaataaaaaaatatgcattTAATTCCTGCTAACTTTGTTATATTGAATAAATTAATCACAAGCGAGTATGATATCCCATGGCACACATCTTATATGGATGGCTTTTGACCCTGAATGTAATTTGACAAATCAATTCTGCCAATTTGTCTTTACCTTGCCTTGAGCTAATCTGATCACAACACAAAGGTGATCATATATAGGTCTGAAGCAGGCATTCACTGTCTGTGTATGGACAATGGAGGAGCTTcctagtgtctgtgtgtcctaTAGGCCAGCCTGttgggtgtcagtgtgtgtcattTGCCTCCAGCATGTTTGAAATGGAAACCAGTTGGGTGAAGAAGACACCTGTATACAAAGGTATCTATAAAATAACTTTATTGAAAAATTTCCTTCATTGTCCCTAAGAGGGAGTAACTTACACCAACACCATTTTCATTATCCAGAGACATCCAATCATACAGCTGTGATCTTCACATCAAAGCCTAGTTCACCCTGAGGAGATGGTGGTGGTTTTGCTTTCTCTAATAGAATAAGTCCCCAAGCAAATTGACTTCACCTAACAGCACATCGTTTTTGCTCATTTCCTCACATTTGAAATATCCTGAGCCATATCGATACATACATAACTGAATATTCACAAGTCAAGATGTCCAGACAGAGCACAACATTCATAACTATTTACATGTACAACATGTAGAAAAGGGACCTGAGTGATCATGGAGTACAAGCCCACATGGCTTTGGCTAAAAACAAACAGGAAACATATTTAGTTTACTTTTGATAACCAATTAAATAATAAGGCATATTATTTATTATTCTCATCTGTTAATGTTATGGCAATGATACAAATAAAATGGATGTGTAGTACCTTCAAAAACAATGATGTGTGTAGTACCTTCAAAAACAATGTGTGTAGTACCTTCAAAAACAATGATGTGTAGTACCTTCAAAAACAATGTGTGTAGTACCTTCAAAAACAATGATGTGTAGTACCTTCAAAAACAATGATGTGTAGTACCTTCAAAAACAATGATGTGTAGTACCTTCAAAAACGTTAAAGAAATTGTAAACGTTCTAGAGTATGAATCTGGAAAATCAGATCGACATGTCGAATTGCATGCCGCCAGCTATCATTCGTGCTTTCTACGTTTTTCATATGTTGTCATTCATTTCTCTCGTTTAGTCCTTTCTTTCCCCGTCAGGATAATACAAGATGGAGAGATGTAGGGCGGATGGAGAAAAACAGAGGGCGAAGGTGAAGGAGGAGGACAACATGGCCGATGACCAAAGACAATTGCTTAGTTCTGCAAAATTGCCAAACTTCAGCTCTTTCATATGTTGTCAttcatccctctcttttcccattagaattagaggtcgaccgattaatcagagtggccgatttcaagttttcataacaatcggaaatctgtatttttgggcgccgattttgccgatttaaatgtattttttatacctttatttaaccaggcaagtcagttaagaacacgttcttatttacaatgacggcctgggaacgatgggttaactgccttgttcaggggcagaacaacagattgtcagctcgggggacccaatcttgcaaacttacagttaactagtccaacgctctaaccacctgcctctcagtgcactccacgaggagcctgcctcttacgcgaatgcagtagaagcccaggtaagttgctagctagcattaaacttatcttataagaAAACTATCaaccataatcactagttaactacacatggttgatgatattactagtttatctagcgtgtcctgcgttgcatataatcgatgcaacgctgggggatgatttaacaaaagtgcatttgcgaaaaaaagcacaatcgttggacgactgtacctaaccataaacaccaatgcctatcttaaaatcaatacacagaagtatatatttttaaacctgcatatttagctaaaataaatccaggttagcaggtaatattaaccaggtgaaattctGTCACTTCTcctgcgttcattgcatgcagagtcagggtatatgcaacagtttgggcaggctggctcattgcgaactaatttgccagaattttacgtaattatgacatagcattgaaggttgtacaatgtaacaagaatatttagacgtAGGGATGTCACCAGTTAGAtaaaaataccgaacggttccgtatttcactgaaataataaacgttttgttttcgaaattatagtttctggattcaaccatattaatgaccaaaggctcgtatttctgtgtgttatgttgtaattaagtctatgatttgatagagtagtctgactgagcgatggtaggcagcagcaggctcgtaagcattcattcaaacagcacttttgtgcgtttttccagcagctcttcgcaagcacagcgctgtttatgacttcaagcctatcagcctaatggctggtgtaaccaatgtgaaatagctaactagttagctgggtgtgcgctaatagcgtttcaaacgtcactcgctctgagactttgaGTAGTTATTCCCTTTGCCtagcaagggccacggcttttgtggagcgatgggtaacgctgcttcgagtgtggctgttgtcgatgtgttcctggttcgagcccaggtagggacgaggagagggacggaagctatactgttacactggcaatatatagtgcctataagaacatccaatagtcaaaggtatatgaggtatagagaaatagtcctataaatactatattaactacaacctaaaacctcttacctgggaatattgaagtctcatgttaaaaggaaccaccagctttcatatgttctcatgttctgagcaaggaactaaaacgttagctttttcacatggcacatattgcacttttactttcttctacaacactttgttttttgcattatttaaaccaaattgaacctatttcattatttatttgaggctaaatttatttttattgatgtattatattaagttagtgttcattcagtattgttgtaattgtcattattacaaataaataacttattaaaaaaataaaataaaaaaaataaaacagaaatatatatatattttttaaatcgtccgattaatcggtatcgtccttttttggtcctccaataatcggtatcggcgttgaaaaaccataatcggtcgacctctaattagaATCGCACAATATGAGGAGATAGCGAGGGTGGAGGAGGACATGACAGTGTGACCTGAAACAATTGCTTAGCTCTGCAAAATTGCCCAACCTCAGCTCTTTCTACAGTCTCTGATTTCCCAACGCTGAGCCTTTCAAACTACTCATCTACTGTTGAGGGCTGACTCACTGGCTGACTACTGTACTGCACACACAGCTTTTGTTAGCGCAACAGATTGTCAAGATTGGGCACTTATCTGCACTGAGAGCGTTCAACCAGCAGAGGGGGCTGTTGTAATGCCATTCAGCAGAAGGAGAGGAGGTGTAGCCAGTGAGAGCCCAGATCAGATGACCACAGTGCCCCTGCCAGAACTCTTGCCCTGTAGTGGGACACATTAATTAAAGGCTCCCTGAATGGAAGAAGTGATGAAACCAAGTAGTGTGCACCAGTGTGTCTTTGTGAGTGATTCTTTCATATCTGCGTGATTATATGATTATGTGTAATTGAAGGCATGGATCAAACGCCATTGTCAGATGGTAAATGCTTTtgaaggggttgtgtgtgtgtgtgttcagtgtacTAACTAAAGCAGGGTTTTAACAGAGTAACGCTCATTCCTCCTTGGTGGTTTCTGTCCCGGCTCGTATTCAGAATAGCTGGGCGGAATGTCTGAatacatctctcctcctcctcctctcctgtgacctctgccctctcctctcctgctgttTTCCTCCTCATCTGAACTGAACGACCCTCTGCGGGAGCGGGAGTAGTTGCTGGGAGGCGGGGCGCGACGCTGCTCCTCAAACAGGTCatctctggagcgggatcgagggACCCTGTCGCTGAGGTCGTCACGTGAACCTATTCGACCCCGCGCCCCCCGGCTCTCCCCGTCCAGAAAGTCTTCACTGTAGCTCCTTGGCATGCCACGGCTCCTTGACGGCGACGGGTAACGGCGCCCGCTGGCTTCGCTGCGGTCGTCACGGTGATTGGTGAAGCGACTCTCGCTGCGGCTGCTTCCTCTGGAGCTGGGTGGACGTGTTTTAGGAGCAAGCGGCGGCTGGCCCCCTCTCCGTCCTCCTCGTCCAGGCTGCTCTACGATGGGAGGCATCTGGATGACCCCCCGGTACTCCACGGCCCCATCGTCCAGGCCAGAGAGCATGCTGGGAGGACCCGCTGAGAAGGGGACGTGCTGGGGCATCATGTGCTGAGGGGGAGGGGGTATCATCTGGAGCTgctggtggtggggttggggctGCATCATGGGGCTGGTCCCATCCATGCCCCTCACCTGGCTCTCCAGGTAGTCCAGCATCTGCTTGTTGCCGGGATTTTGGTTGCCGTAGATGCTGGCAGCGTGGACACTGGGGGGCATGTTGTAGCCAGATGGGGGAGGGGGTAGGGGCATGGGGGCCATGGCAATGCTCTTCCCTGATTGGGAGCCTGATGGGACAGAGAAAACCATGATAAGTGACAAATATGGATTTGTTAAAAACACATTTAGAAGATCAGAAGCATagctctgcagtgtgtgtgtaagactccgtgtgggtgtgtgtggtacTAACCTCCATACAGCAGAGGGTTCATCTGTGAGGATCCGTGGCTCATGGGGCTGTAGATGGGCTGACCTCCCATCCATGGACCCATGGCCCTCTGGGCATCCTTCATCATCCTGTGCTGCATCACCgctggagagacacagaggaagagGTGAGATGGAGCCtaagtgtgtgagaaagagagaagagaggcccTTCCCTACCTTTCTCAGGACAGCAGCAGGTCTGTGGGCAGcaggggcagacagagaggcCCTTCCCTACCTTTCTCAGGACAGCAGCAGGTCTGTGGGCAGCAGGGGCAGCGGACGTAGCAGCAGCACCTCTGAGGACAACACTGGCAGCAGCAGATACAGAAGAGCAGGATGAGGAGCAGAGCTCCAATCACTATGAACAGCACCGTCAGCCAGTCTGGAGACAGCCACAACACAGGAAATCATTACATCAGATGATACTTACTAGGTCGGGAAACAGACATGCACTTATACCCATGTCACTTCATTTCGAGTCCATTCCCACCAGGGTCCGTATTTACAAAGTGCTTCACAGTAGGACTAGTGCTGATATAAGCTATGGCTTCTCCTAATGAATAAGATGACATGGAAACATACATCTgtgataatcgatcatttcaataagcatttttctacagctggccatgctttccacctggctactcctaccccagCCAACAGCTCTGTACCCCCCGCAGAAACTTTCCCAAGCCCCcctccccacttctccttcacccaaatccagacagctgaggTTCTGAAAGATCTGCAAAATCTGGAcgcctacaaatcagccgggctagacaatctggaccctctctttctaaaattatctgccaaaattgttgcaacccctattactagcctgttcaacctctttcgtatcgtctgagatcccgaaagattggaaagctgccgcggtcatccccctcttcaaagggggagacactctggacccaaactgttatagacctatatccatcctgccatgCCTTTCtcaaatcttcgaaagccaagtcaacagaTTACCGACTATTTCGaaacccaccgtaccttctccgctatgcaatctggttactagctggtcatgggtgcacctcagccacgctcgaggtcctaaacgatatcataaccgccatctacaaaagacagtactgtgcagccgtcttcatcgacctggccaaggctttcgactgtcaatcatcgcattcttatcggcagactcaataagccttggtttctcaaatgattgcctcgcctggttcaccaactacttctcggatagagttcagtgtgtcaaattggaccTCTGGGGTCCGGACAATTCGGACAATTCTTGGGCCaagtcttttctctgtatacatcaatgatgtcgctcttgctgctggtgattctctgatccacctctacgcagacgacaccattcggtaTACAGCTaccccttctttggacactgtgttaacaaacctccaaacgagcttcaatgccatatacaacactccttccgtggcctccaactgcttttaaatgctagtaaaactaaatgcatgctctccaACTGATTGCTGCctacacccgcccgcccgactagcatcactactctggatggttctgacttagaatatgtggacaactacaaatacctaggtgtctggttagactgtaaactctccttccagactcacattaagcatctccaatccaaaattaaatctagaatcggcttcctatttcgcaacaaagcatccttcactcatgctgccaaacataccctcgtaaaactgactatcctactgatccttgacttcagcgatgccatttacaaaatagcctccaactctactcagcaaactggatgcagtctatcacagtgccatccgttttgtcaacaaagcctcatatactacccaccactgcgacctgaatgccctcgttggctggccctcgcctaacccactggctccaggtcatctataagtctttgctaggtaaagccccaccttttctcagctcactatagcaacacccactcgtagcacgcgctccagcaggtatatttcactggtcatccccaaagccaacacctactttggcatcctttccttccagttttctgctgctaatgactggaatgaatttcaaaaatcactgaagctggagacttatatctcactctctaactttaagcatcagctgtcagagcagcttaccgatcgattactgtacctgtacacagcccatctgtaaatagaacacccaactacctcatccccaagccttaggaagtgcaatcggaccaaatttacaCTATCTTGGATAGGCATATACTTGAAaatctacaaacctcagatttcccacttcctggttggatttcttctcaagtttttgcctgccatattagttctgttatagtcacagacatcattcaaacagttttagaaacttcagagtgttttatatccaaatatactaataatatgcatatattagcaactgggcctgagtagcaggcagtttactctgggcaccttattcatccaagctactcaatactgatGACCTGGACAGGAAGGACCTCTTAACGAATCAGAAGACATGGACAggaaggacctgatcctagatcagcactgacTCAGAGACACACGGCCCTGGTTGTGGTCATAGCTGTGGTTGTGGTCAACTTACTGTAG contains:
- the LOC116365833 gene encoding immunoglobulin-like domain-containing receptor 1, with amino-acid sequence MDKNVLFFQKLSLTHTHTYVHTHTHICTHTHTHTDMKYSLPSEVQSVQVNVPQTERSTALFASVILKCDYSTSANQQDVQVTWRYKSFCKDPILEYYSQAYQNALQLGQDPANDCPDRQRTVRIIVQKRGSNEAILGTEYRERKISVQNKADLVINEIMWWDNGVYYCSVEATGDTSGGLDGVIKLMVYNWLTVLFIVIGALLLILLFCICCCQCCPQRCCCYVRCPCCPQTCCCPEKAVMQHRMMKDAQRAMGPWMGGQPIYSPMSHGSSQMNPLLYGGSQSGKSIAMAPMPLPPPPSGYNMPPSVHAASIYGNQNPGNKQMLDYLESQVRGMDGTSPMMQPQPHHQQLQMIPPPPQHMMPQHVPFSAGPPSMLSGLDDGAVEYRGVIQMPPIVEQPGRGGRRGGQPPLAPKTRPPSSRGSSRSESRFTNHRDDRSEASGRRYPSPSRSRGMPRSYSEDFLDGESRGARGRIGSRDDLSDRVPRSRSRDDLFEEQRRAPPPSNYSRSRRGSFSSDEEENSRRGEGRGHRRGGGGEMYSDIPPSYSEYEPGQKPPRRNERYSVKTLL